A DNA window from Mariprofundus aestuarium contains the following coding sequences:
- a CDS encoding class I SAM-dependent methyltransferase, whose amino-acid sequence MNSKRDYNEELDDSDNSESEKYTYGFDFDVMHPFMIRSFEPFFNQGSLLELGSFKGYFTKRFLPYFDDVTCVEASGIALEEAREKLGHKVTFINSLFEEAVLPKRYDNIVLTHVLEHLDDPVLVLKRINDEWLAEGGRVFLVCPNANAPSRQIAVKMGLISHNAAVTPAEAEHGHRCTYTLDTLERDAAAAGLRVVHRSGIFFKALANFQWDRLLQTDIISEEYLEGCYKLGQQYPDLCSSIFLMCERGR is encoded by the coding sequence ATGAATTCGAAGAGGGACTACAACGAAGAGCTAGATGACTCGGATAACTCAGAGAGTGAGAAGTATACTTACGGTTTTGATTTTGATGTCATGCACCCTTTTATGATTCGCTCATTTGAACCTTTTTTCAATCAGGGAAGTCTGTTGGAACTGGGGAGCTTTAAAGGCTATTTCACCAAACGTTTTTTGCCCTATTTTGATGATGTGACTTGTGTTGAAGCATCGGGTATCGCTTTAGAGGAAGCTAGAGAGAAATTGGGTCACAAGGTGACGTTTATTAACTCCCTGTTTGAGGAAGCTGTTTTGCCCAAACGCTATGATAATATCGTGCTGACCCATGTTCTGGAGCATCTGGATGACCCTGTCTTGGTGCTGAAGCGGATCAATGATGAGTGGTTGGCCGAAGGTGGCCGTGTCTTTTTGGTTTGCCCCAACGCCAATGCGCCATCTCGGCAGATCGCTGTAAAGATGGGACTTATTTCACATAATGCGGCGGTCACCCCGGCAGAAGCCGAGCATGGTCACCGTTGCACCTACACACTGGATACGCTCGAGCGAGATGCAGCAGCTGCGGGTTTGAGGGTAGTGCATCGCTCCGGGATTTTCTTTAAAGCATTGGCGAATTTCCAGTGGGATCGGCTGCTGCAGACGGATATTATTTCCGAAGAGTATCTGGAAGGGTGCTACAAGTTGGGGCAGCAGTATCCGGACCTATGCTCATCCATCTTTTTGATGTGTGAACGTGGTCGTTAA
- a CDS encoding GNAT family N-acetyltransferase: MNIQGKILTLRAIEERDLELLHKWANDPVTQDGIGEIHFPSSMDFHDAWFQNLKSDRLNQRFVVDVPESGIIGISSIMNIDWRNGHAWHGLVLGESNHRGKGYGIDAIMATMRYAFDELNLQRLDGSMIEYNKLSISTYCGKRLGWKEEGRRRSYFFRKGQYWDQVLVGITKQDYLELVEKTNYWG, from the coding sequence GTGAATATACAAGGGAAAATTCTAACGTTAAGAGCTATAGAAGAGCGTGATCTAGAGCTGCTTCATAAATGGGCTAATGATCCAGTAACACAAGATGGAATAGGCGAAATTCACTTTCCAAGTTCGATGGATTTTCATGATGCGTGGTTTCAGAATTTGAAAAGCGATCGTTTGAATCAACGGTTTGTTGTTGATGTTCCGGAATCAGGGATTATCGGTATTTCCAGTATTATGAATATTGACTGGCGCAATGGCCACGCATGGCATGGGCTGGTTCTGGGAGAATCAAATCACCGGGGTAAGGGGTATGGTATTGATGCCATCATGGCCACAATGCGTTACGCATTCGACGAGCTCAATTTACAAAGATTGGATGGCTCTATGATCGAATATAATAAGCTGTCAATCTCAACCTATTGTGGAAAGCGATTGGGCTGGAAAGAAGAGGGGCGTAGAAGAAGCTATTTCTTTAGGAAAGGCCAATACTGGGATCAGGTGTTGGTAGGCATTACCAAACAAGACTACTTAGAGCTCGTTGAAAAAACCAACTACTGGGGATAA
- a CDS encoding glycosylase: MFKWKKLGLVFKPQEVEGRSWLKEFAQAPATLIFDDYVRVYFSCRPLPDEQGQYTSYSAYVDLNRYNLFEIVNVAQTPILELGELGAFDEFGTYPVSVIRSGSDVLAYYGGWTRCESIPFTVAIGAAVSHNNGESFNKLGKGPVLSCNIDDPFVLSGPKIRRFNDRWYLWYVAGTEWLENNGKPDAVYKIRMATSEDGLNWVRDGRNIIESRIEENECQASPDVFFRNNKYHMFFCYKYSLNFRRNDRGYRIGYAASDDMVNWLRDDTKVGIDISEEGWDDQSIAYPHVFELDGEIYMLYLGNEVGRYGFGLAQLEGDLS; this comes from the coding sequence ATGTTTAAATGGAAAAAGCTGGGGCTGGTTTTTAAACCTCAAGAAGTAGAAGGTCGCAGCTGGCTGAAGGAATTTGCTCAAGCACCTGCAACATTAATCTTTGATGATTATGTGAGGGTTTACTTCTCTTGCAGGCCTTTGCCTGATGAGCAGGGGCAATATACCAGCTATTCAGCTTATGTTGATTTGAACAGGTATAATTTATTTGAAATTGTGAATGTGGCGCAAACTCCTATTTTAGAGTTGGGAGAGTTGGGTGCTTTTGATGAGTTTGGTACCTACCCTGTCTCGGTTATAAGAAGCGGGAGTGATGTGCTTGCGTATTATGGTGGCTGGACAAGGTGTGAGTCGATTCCGTTTACAGTGGCAATTGGTGCTGCCGTAAGTCACAACAACGGTGAGAGTTTCAACAAGCTAGGCAAGGGACCTGTGTTATCATGCAACATTGATGATCCGTTTGTTTTGAGTGGACCAAAAATCAGAAGGTTCAATGATCGTTGGTACCTGTGGTATGTTGCCGGAACAGAATGGCTGGAGAATAATGGTAAGCCGGATGCAGTTTATAAAATTCGAATGGCGACTTCAGAGGATGGCCTCAACTGGGTAAGAGATGGAAGAAACATTATTGAAAGCAGAATAGAGGAAAATGAATGCCAGGCGAGTCCCGATGTATTCTTCCGTAATAATAAATACCATATGTTTTTTTGTTATAAGTATAGCCTGAATTTCAGGAGGAATGACAGAGGCTACCGCATCGGTTATGCGGCTTCTGATGATATGGTGAACTGGCTTCGGGATGATACAAAGGTAGGGATTGATATCTCTGAAGAGGGGTGGGATGACCAATCCATTGCTTATCCGCATGTGTTTGAACTTGATGGTGAAATATACATGCTATACCTTGGGAATGAGGTCGGCCGATATGGCTTTGGTTTGGCCCAACTAGAAGGAGACTTGTCTTGA
- a CDS encoding class I SAM-dependent methyltransferase, translating into MNREEIDHLESISTFYEKGDYMDELMMDREIELIKQYPTEGKSVLEVGCGSGSCTERLCKVFDDIEVIEPSKKNVALLKSRVPDVVCHETLLEEFSATRKYDYIFFLNVIEHVEEPVESLRYLADLVKHEGLVFISGPNCMSLNRRAGYKMGLLENYEKMAPKDYAVGHRRLYTVDMMRDHCDQAGLKVLSMKGMYLKPLSETQMAALPDDALRAFYALGEDIPQYCASLFAVATKKYY; encoded by the coding sequence GTGAATAGAGAAGAAATCGATCACTTGGAATCTATTAGCACTTTTTATGAAAAAGGTGATTACATGGATGAACTGATGATGGATCGAGAGATTGAGCTTATCAAACAATACCCAACTGAAGGCAAAAGTGTTTTAGAGGTAGGCTGTGGTAGTGGCTCATGTACAGAACGATTGTGCAAAGTGTTTGATGATATAGAAGTCATCGAGCCTTCGAAAAAGAATGTGGCTTTATTGAAAAGTAGAGTCCCTGATGTGGTATGTCATGAAACACTGTTAGAGGAATTCTCCGCCACTAGAAAATATGATTATATATTTTTCCTGAATGTAATAGAGCATGTTGAAGAACCAGTTGAATCGCTTCGCTACCTTGCAGATCTGGTCAAACATGAAGGGCTTGTTTTCATTTCTGGCCCAAACTGTATGTCTTTAAATCGCCGTGCCGGGTACAAAATGGGACTGTTGGAAAATTACGAGAAAATGGCACCTAAAGACTATGCAGTGGGCCATAGGCGCTTATATACAGTGGATATGATGAGAGATCATTGTGACCAGGCGGGTTTGAAGGTCTTGTCCATGAAAGGGATGTATCTTAAGCCGCTTTCCGAAACTCAGATGGCTGCACTTCCAGATGATGCATTGCGTGCTTTTTATGCGCTGGGCGAAGATATCCCTCAATATTGTGCGAGTCTTTTTGCTGTGGCAACCAAGAAATATTATTGA
- a CDS encoding 3-hydroxyacyl-CoA dehydrogenase family protein — translation MKNHLVGIAGSGSMGKQLALLFASCGIPVVLWNHRVNLNFPSEFKRLLTIQSRLGYINKEQINAIIEGVRYTDDISLMAECDLIIEAVKEDKSVKLEVLKKIDSISANAKVIATNTSTLSITELASFSEKPCRFLGMHFFNPPLSMKLVEVVRGEMTSEESLSFALQLLDETNKQPVVLPETPGFVVNRLLFTMINEAVFMLAEGLSDARTIDSCMRLGANHPMGPLELADLIGLDVCLSILETLEEERGDGKYRPAPLLKKHVHAGKLGKKSGLGFYSYRKRA, via the coding sequence ATGAAGAATCATCTTGTAGGAATTGCGGGTTCGGGAAGCATGGGAAAGCAACTTGCATTGCTTTTTGCATCTTGCGGTATTCCTGTAGTGCTTTGGAACCACAGGGTTAACCTAAATTTTCCGAGTGAGTTTAAGAGGCTGCTGACTATCCAATCAAGGCTTGGTTATATTAATAAAGAACAGATAAATGCCATCATTGAAGGTGTACGATATACAGATGATATATCTTTAATGGCTGAGTGTGACTTGATCATCGAAGCAGTGAAGGAAGATAAATCAGTTAAGCTTGAAGTGTTAAAGAAGATCGATTCAATTTCAGCAAATGCAAAGGTAATTGCTACAAATACTTCGACGTTAAGTATCACTGAACTTGCATCATTTTCTGAGAAGCCATGCAGGTTTTTAGGGATGCATTTTTTTAATCCACCCTTGTCAATGAAGCTGGTAGAGGTGGTGAGAGGCGAGATGACTTCAGAAGAGTCTCTAAGTTTTGCCCTTCAACTGCTTGATGAAACCAATAAACAACCTGTTGTTTTGCCCGAAACACCTGGCTTTGTTGTAAACCGCTTATTGTTTACAATGATAAATGAGGCAGTCTTTATGTTGGCTGAGGGGCTCTCAGATGCAAGAACAATAGATAGTTGTATGCGACTAGGGGCCAATCACCCTATGGGGCCTTTGGAGTTGGCTGATTTGATTGGGCTGGATGTTTGTTTGAGTATATTGGAGACACTTGAGGAAGAAAGAGGTGATGGGAAATATAGACCCGCCCCGTTGTTGAAAAAACATGTCCATGCAGGGAAGCTAGGTAAAAAATCAGGATTGGGTTTTTATTCATATCGTAAGCGTGCTTAA
- a CDS encoding WbqC family protein, with translation MKVGIMQPYFLPYIGYFQLIRSVDLFLVYDNIQYTKKGWMNRNRMFLNGKDVMFSLPLKKDSDYLDVCQRELAADFNRQKMLNKIKAAYQRAPYFSETFPLIELIVKYENPNLFCFLQNSIVRICEHLEITTEIRISSDIVIDHGLKSQNKVIALCEAVGASAYVNAIGGMELYSKHEFDARGVNLKFIRSKPFKYDQFGYDFIPWLSILDVMMFNSLDVIKERLISSCEIIDEGE, from the coding sequence GTGAAAGTGGGAATTATGCAACCTTATTTTCTACCCTATATTGGTTACTTTCAACTCATTCGATCGGTAGATTTGTTTCTCGTTTATGACAATATTCAATATACCAAGAAAGGATGGATGAATCGCAACCGGATGTTCCTGAATGGTAAGGATGTGATGTTTTCACTGCCATTAAAAAAGGATTCAGATTATCTGGATGTTTGCCAGCGGGAGCTGGCAGCGGATTTTAATCGGCAAAAAATGTTGAATAAGATTAAAGCTGCATATCAACGGGCTCCATATTTTTCTGAGACATTTCCCTTGATCGAGTTGATTGTGAAATATGAAAATCCGAACCTATTTTGCTTCCTGCAAAATTCCATTGTTAGAATCTGCGAGCATTTGGAAATAACAACGGAGATCAGGATCTCATCAGACATCGTTATCGACCATGGTTTGAAGAGTCAGAACAAGGTGATTGCCTTGTGTGAGGCGGTTGGTGCAAGTGCCTATGTGAATGCTATTGGTGGGATGGAGCTCTATTCAAAACATGAGTTCGATGCTCGGGGTGTTAATTTAAAGTTTATAAGGTCAAAGCCGTTCAAATATGATCAGTTTGGATATGATTTTATTCCTTGGCTCTCAATACTTGATGTGATGATGTTCAATTCGCTTGATGTAATCAAAGAACGCTTGATATCAAGCTGCGAGATAATTGATGAAGGTGAATAA
- a CDS encoding DegT/DnrJ/EryC1/StrS family aminotransferase — protein MSLKKTKIFVTQPHLPPLEEFLPYLEKIWKNKQLTNCGPFHHQLENELCDYLGVEHIALFANGTLALVTALQALKITGEVITTPYSFVATSHSLLWNGIKPVFSDVDPDTLNLDAAKIEAAITSDTTAIMPVHCYGHPCDVDAIQEIADRRNLKVIYDAAHAFGVQDEGGSILRHGDLSVLSFHATKVFNTFEGGAIICPDAEIKLRINQLKNFGIVDELTVVAPGINGKMSEFNAAFGLMQLQHLEGALARRQEIDAHYRNNLQNIKGIRCLKDAGERVANYAYFPILVEEYFPISRDALYNILKENGIYSRRYFYPLISDFPMYRRLPSAQPENLPVATGAAQKVLCLPIYPDLETMQVETIADLIAAQS, from the coding sequence ATGAGTCTGAAGAAAACAAAAATTTTTGTAACTCAGCCTCACCTTCCCCCATTGGAGGAGTTCCTGCCGTACCTTGAAAAAATATGGAAAAATAAACAGCTAACCAACTGCGGCCCTTTCCATCATCAGCTTGAAAATGAGTTATGTGATTATCTTGGGGTGGAGCACATTGCTCTGTTCGCCAATGGCACACTGGCTTTGGTGACTGCTCTGCAGGCTTTGAAAATTACGGGTGAAGTGATTACGACGCCATACTCCTTTGTGGCAACTTCGCATTCATTGCTGTGGAACGGGATTAAGCCAGTATTTTCGGATGTTGATCCGGATACACTTAACCTAGATGCGGCGAAGATTGAGGCTGCGATCACATCGGATACAACTGCCATCATGCCGGTCCACTGTTATGGGCATCCGTGTGATGTCGATGCCATTCAGGAAATTGCCGACAGACGCAATCTCAAGGTGATTTATGATGCTGCGCATGCCTTTGGTGTTCAGGATGAGGGAGGCAGTATTCTGAGGCATGGAGATCTCTCTGTGTTGAGTTTCCATGCTACTAAAGTGTTCAATACCTTTGAAGGTGGAGCAATTATCTGCCCCGATGCCGAAATCAAGCTACGCATCAACCAACTAAAGAATTTCGGTATAGTGGATGAACTTACCGTGGTTGCACCTGGTATTAACGGCAAGATGAGTGAGTTCAATGCAGCCTTCGGTTTGATGCAACTGCAACATTTGGAGGGAGCACTTGCCAGGCGACAGGAAATTGATGCACATTATCGAAATAATCTACAGAATATTAAAGGTATTAGATGCCTGAAGGATGCAGGGGAGCGGGTAGCCAACTACGCCTACTTCCCTATATTGGTAGAGGAATATTTCCCTATCAGTCGTGATGCTTTGTACAATATTCTCAAAGAAAACGGCATATATTCACGCCGTTATTTTTATCCGCTGATCTCCGACTTTCCTATGTATAGGAGATTGCCATCTGCGCAGCCGGAAAACCTCCCTGTGGCAACTGGCGCTGCCCAAAAGGTATTGTGTTTGCCAATTTATCCAGATCTCGAAACCATGCAAGTCGAGACCATTGCCGATTTGATTGCGGCACAATCCTAG
- a CDS encoding glycosyltransferase 61 family protein has translation MKGAFARLLHFFLKRPSVDRTCADDIGSLHSEWMALANKGLYHKAIEQCLANTKGTAVENNFAVVSFLGYAYHQMQEYETALTHLTVAVNQQPDSYYANYFLASTHSALGNKTNALRYFTHAWGLDADQKQSLQRAISLAVECKDSVEAANFISKLKKWVDGNNSSEIYWQTLLLQLGRFDDLSRSLSSSSLSETSRPQLRRISAVSAWVPGHKGIYNELGNPENIRIVYPSTGGADPKETVTCSNTPYIAELPEVTIVGGSSLIFDASDGVLSDTLADPQYGQFVSLKNDEQVIAQHPDALLIKYEEVRNTIPEGIMLSGLFSNHYGHWFAEFLPRLFYFTQHPRFSDIPIIVDEGMPSSHYEFLHAIAQNSLHVLSKGERLKVERLLVAPTITFCPVELFPGHAVPAEHQGSWTESALRFIRRRVLDYYGDSPQGEREKVFLSRKNSSWRCLENEAEIIGVLQPLGFKVVFLEDYSFEEQVRIFQSAEFIVAPNGSSLNSLIFASFDVKMLVLSQEEQFNWGGWFGPMMGLGYRPQLLTGSCLGHAGNKHDDYTIEPKRVLHAVADLERLR, from the coding sequence GTGAAGGGAGCTTTTGCCCGCTTGCTGCATTTTTTTCTGAAAAGACCTTCGGTTGATAGAACCTGTGCAGATGATATTGGCAGTTTGCATAGTGAGTGGATGGCGCTTGCCAACAAAGGGCTGTATCACAAGGCTATTGAGCAATGTCTGGCGAACACAAAGGGCACTGCTGTTGAGAACAATTTTGCTGTGGTCTCTTTTCTGGGTTATGCCTATCATCAGATGCAGGAGTATGAAACAGCACTTACACATTTAACTGTGGCGGTGAACCAGCAGCCGGACAGCTATTATGCCAATTATTTTCTGGCCAGTACCCACTCAGCGCTTGGCAATAAAACCAATGCGCTACGATATTTTACCCATGCCTGGGGACTTGATGCCGATCAGAAGCAGTCTTTGCAACGCGCAATCTCGCTTGCTGTTGAGTGTAAGGATAGTGTTGAGGCAGCTAACTTTATCAGCAAGTTAAAAAAATGGGTGGATGGGAATAATTCATCTGAAATATACTGGCAAACACTATTGTTGCAATTGGGGCGTTTTGATGACTTGTCGAGAAGCCTTTCCTCTTCTTCACTGTCAGAGACAAGTCGACCTCAGCTACGGCGTATCAGTGCTGTTTCAGCGTGGGTGCCGGGTCATAAAGGTATTTATAATGAGCTTGGAAACCCTGAAAACATAAGGATCGTTTATCCATCAACAGGTGGAGCGGATCCAAAAGAGACAGTTACCTGTTCAAATACACCCTATATTGCCGAGCTGCCTGAGGTGACTATTGTTGGAGGTTCCAGCCTTATCTTTGACGCTAGCGATGGCGTATTGTCAGATACGCTGGCAGACCCCCAATATGGGCAGTTTGTAAGTCTTAAAAATGATGAGCAGGTCATAGCTCAGCATCCTGACGCACTGCTGATAAAGTACGAAGAGGTTCGCAACACCATTCCTGAAGGGATTATGCTATCTGGGCTATTTAGCAATCATTACGGACATTGGTTTGCTGAGTTTCTTCCCAGATTGTTTTATTTCACTCAACATCCTCGATTTTCCGATATTCCCATCATTGTTGATGAGGGGATGCCCTCATCGCACTATGAGTTTTTGCATGCTATAGCCCAGAATAGTCTCCACGTTTTGTCAAAAGGTGAGCGGTTAAAGGTGGAACGGCTTTTGGTGGCTCCAACCATCACGTTTTGTCCCGTTGAACTTTTCCCAGGTCATGCGGTTCCCGCAGAGCATCAGGGGTCTTGGACTGAAAGTGCGCTACGTTTTATAAGAAGAAGAGTGCTAGATTATTACGGTGATAGTCCTCAAGGTGAGCGTGAAAAAGTTTTTCTTTCCCGTAAAAATAGCAGTTGGCGTTGCTTGGAAAATGAAGCTGAAATTATTGGGGTGCTCCAGCCATTGGGGTTTAAGGTTGTTTTTCTTGAAGACTATAGTTTTGAAGAGCAGGTGCGTATCTTCCAAAGTGCTGAATTCATTGTTGCGCCTAATGGATCATCCTTGAATAGCCTTATTTTTGCTAGTTTCGATGTTAAAATGCTTGTACTTTCTCAAGAGGAGCAATTCAATTGGGGTGGATGGTTCGGGCCAATGATGGGGCTGGGTTATCGGCCTCAGTTGTTGACCGGGAGTTGTTTAGGCCATGCAGGAAACAAACACGATGATTATACCATTGAGCCTAAACGTGTTCTGCATGCTGTGGCAGATCTTGAGAGGTTGAGATGA
- a CDS encoding glycosyltransferase family protein: protein MISASHSSNIVAFVHTYQSDGGFDPYMTAVVHAFEAVGLNVHVICTNDLVPHLGATSLRSGVSETKLVEYINRLNPVFIFSTNRGGITQAIMDGTSCPIITRMVDLIPFYHQGGEGKPLFCERDQVFVPTQESVVAFEQRYPILTGKVHYLPFATDPDAFDAVDYVEQVIPVSFVGTYFYCEKLTDILAQLQRGDSSKREAFLDFIQSLKGDFHMDDQALDPIRDICTDVKMSVDDIRMLVSNAYALNKRIHYLDAVSDLGLHLYGTENWIKASQYSLPLISCFQFGEQINNRDKLIRLYQSSKIALNIPHHQAGPGMPYRVYDIMASRALLITEYHPDSELFSLFGRNMPVPMYRNAMELSSLVDYYLNHEEERLAIVTRCNALIREKKLTFQDKGKVYCEAAGVMLNSDLQGSMSRVAPDKFSISVMLDSNVVARNWRGGIKAVLRWLVPYALWIRLGDRRHGRR from the coding sequence ATGATTAGCGCCAGTCATTCCAGCAACATCGTGGCATTTGTGCATACCTATCAATCCGATGGCGGATTTGACCCATATATGACCGCCGTTGTTCATGCTTTCGAAGCGGTTGGTCTGAATGTGCATGTCATCTGCACGAATGATCTGGTTCCCCATCTGGGAGCAACATCATTAAGATCCGGGGTGAGCGAAACTAAACTTGTGGAATACATCAACAGGCTTAATCCTGTTTTTATTTTTTCGACCAACCGTGGAGGGATTACGCAAGCCATCATGGATGGAACAAGCTGTCCGATCATCACTCGAATGGTTGATCTGATACCTTTTTATCATCAGGGAGGTGAAGGCAAGCCTCTGTTTTGTGAGCGTGATCAGGTGTTTGTCCCTACGCAGGAAAGTGTGGTCGCATTTGAGCAGCGCTACCCCATATTAACGGGAAAAGTGCATTACCTTCCATTTGCAACCGATCCTGATGCATTTGATGCAGTAGATTATGTGGAGCAGGTGATCCCGGTTAGTTTCGTGGGGACATATTTTTATTGTGAAAAATTGACTGATATTCTGGCTCAATTACAGCGAGGGGACAGTAGCAAACGTGAAGCCTTCCTTGATTTCATTCAAAGCCTGAAGGGTGACTTTCACATGGATGATCAGGCATTAGATCCCATCAGAGATATATGCACCGATGTTAAAATGAGCGTGGATGATATCCGCATGCTTGTTTCGAATGCTTATGCATTAAACAAACGAATCCATTACCTTGATGCAGTTTCAGATTTAGGACTGCATCTGTATGGCACGGAGAACTGGATCAAGGCTAGTCAGTATTCACTTCCGTTGATTTCTTGTTTTCAGTTCGGGGAACAAATTAATAATCGCGACAAATTAATCAGGCTATATCAGAGCTCAAAAATTGCCTTGAATATTCCTCATCATCAGGCCGGTCCGGGCATGCCATATCGTGTGTATGATATTATGGCATCAAGAGCTTTGTTGATTACCGAATACCACCCTGATTCCGAATTATTTTCCCTGTTTGGCAGGAATATGCCTGTCCCCATGTACCGAAATGCGATGGAATTAAGCAGTCTGGTGGACTATTACCTTAACCATGAAGAAGAGCGGTTGGCGATAGTGACCCGGTGCAATGCCTTGATAAGGGAGAAAAAACTTACCTTTCAGGATAAGGGGAAAGTATATTGTGAGGCGGCAGGAGTTATGCTGAATTCAGATCTCCAAGGTTCGATGTCCAGGGTGGCACCGGATAAGTTCTCGATATCAGTAATGTTAGATTCGAACGTGGTAGCGAGGAATTGGAGAGGGGGAATAAAAGCCGTCCTCCGCTGGCTTGTTCCATATGCTTTATGGATCAGACTAGGTGACAGGCGGCATGGTAGAAGGTGA
- a CDS encoding sulfotransferase, whose product MKNFIVFTQGRTGSTAIVDELDKHPQIMCHQELFIHKVNAPKVMEAYEKHGPSFMDHVDNPYRYLPMEFFFRQFHSFKIGRFGFYYQNGKLFSQKKLLKTYLEGLKASNGNNEKAVGFKILVNHFHKWPELYACLLEADYSVIYLERRNVVKKVLSGMVAEARGVYNRKNFTPPDERYHIDVAEFIRRVDWTLDHVRQEKEMLRRKGFPLLEIGYEDFLEDRDAFFKPISKFLGIDHIVPEQSDYTVMINKHADEIVSNYAELKDGLSSKGLAEQLDQ is encoded by the coding sequence ATGAAGAATTTTATTGTGTTCACTCAGGGCAGAACAGGGTCAACTGCAATTGTTGATGAGTTGGATAAACACCCTCAAATCATGTGTCATCAGGAACTTTTTATTCACAAGGTGAATGCTCCAAAGGTGATGGAAGCCTATGAAAAGCATGGACCTAGCTTCATGGACCATGTGGACAACCCATACAGGTATTTACCTATGGAGTTTTTCTTCAGGCAGTTTCATTCATTTAAAATAGGGAGATTTGGGTTCTATTACCAAAATGGAAAGCTGTTTTCACAAAAGAAACTGCTGAAGACATATCTCGAGGGTTTGAAGGCGTCAAATGGTAATAATGAAAAGGCTGTTGGTTTTAAGATTCTGGTTAATCATTTCCATAAATGGCCCGAGCTATATGCCTGTCTATTAGAAGCTGATTATTCAGTGATATATCTTGAGAGGAGAAATGTGGTAAAGAAGGTCCTATCAGGAATGGTGGCTGAGGCCCGGGGAGTTTATAACCGAAAAAACTTTACTCCTCCTGATGAGAGATATCATATTGATGTTGCTGAATTTATCAGGCGGGTTGATTGGACTCTTGATCACGTAAGGCAGGAAAAAGAAATGCTCAGGAGAAAAGGATTCCCCTTGCTGGAGATCGGCTATGAAGATTTTTTGGAAGATCGTGATGCCTTTTTTAAACCAATCTCCAAATTTTTGGGGATAGATCATATTGTGCCAGAGCAATCTGATTATACTGTTATGATTAACAAACATGCTGATGAAATTGTATCGAACTATGCAGAATTAAAGGACGGCTTGAGTTCAAAGGGGTTGGCGGAGCAGTTGGATCAGTGA
- a CDS encoding ABC transporter ATP-binding protein, whose amino-acid sequence MSNDALILINELEVAFPQPSGLGKVLRGLFHRGTQSQGVKKMRALKGVDLEFSSGERVGIVGHNGAGKSTLLKCMAGIYPPTKGRVEIIGSLIPLLELGAGFSMSMTVQDNIYLNGAILGLAKSEMKEMERDILDFSGLDDYKEHQLIHLSSGMRSRLGFSIASFLAPDILLLDEVFATGDASFVNKAKERMNKMIDRCEILVIVSHQESIIRDVCSRTIVLDHGTVKFDGDTDAALSEYQAIVKGAV is encoded by the coding sequence ATGTCTAATGATGCTCTTATCCTAATTAATGAGTTAGAAGTGGCCTTCCCTCAACCCTCAGGGCTGGGCAAAGTACTTAGAGGGCTTTTTCACAGGGGGACTCAGAGTCAAGGTGTGAAAAAAATGAGGGCGCTGAAAGGGGTCGATCTTGAATTCTCCAGTGGTGAACGAGTTGGTATCGTTGGCCATAATGGTGCGGGAAAATCTACGTTGTTGAAATGTATGGCTGGCATTTATCCGCCGACAAAAGGCCGAGTAGAGATAATAGGATCTTTGATCCCATTGCTGGAATTGGGAGCAGGTTTTTCCATGTCGATGACGGTGCAGGATAATATTTATTTGAATGGTGCGATCCTTGGTCTGGCAAAGAGTGAAATGAAAGAGATGGAGAGGGATATTTTAGACTTCTCCGGGCTTGATGATTATAAAGAACACCAGCTTATCCATCTTTCATCAGGGATGAGGAGTCGATTGGGTTTTAGCATCGCTTCATTTCTTGCACCAGATATTTTGTTGCTGGATGAGGTCTTTGCGACGGGCGATGCGTCTTTTGTTAACAAAGCAAAGGAAAGGATGAATAAAATGATTGATCGATGTGAAATACTGGTAATTGTTTCACATCAGGAAAGCATCATCCGTGATGTGTGTTCTCGCACGATAGTGCTGGATCACGGAACGGTAAAATTTGATGGCGATACAGATGCTGCATTGAGTGAGTATCAGGCAATCGTTAAAGGTGCAGTATGA